A region from the Benincasa hispida cultivar B227 chromosome 10, ASM972705v1, whole genome shotgun sequence genome encodes:
- the LOC120088935 gene encoding uncharacterized protein LOC120088935 — translation MASVCISNCINDARLPVRPTYINLYKWPESDAEFIRSVSSKLNRTSRVVDSISCRQMYLRSYTFSREEEHVPETKTNKCFSKVGMRQKICRRKKKNTAAKVEADDGDAEKIRKSSRLKKAKELSCAALTSVFRRLLSCTAKVDVADNVREVH, via the coding sequence ATGGCCTCCGTCTGCATTTCCAACTGCATCAACGACGCTCGACTCCCCGTCCGTCCCACCTACATTAACCTCTACAAATGGCCGGAATCCGACGCCGAGTTCATCCGATCCGTCAGCTCTAAGCTCAATCGAACTTCGCGTGTCGTCGATAGCATCTCTTGCCGTCAGATGTACCTCAGAAGCTATACCTTCTCTCGAGAAGAGGAGCACGTGCCGGAGACGAAGACTAATAAGTGTTTCTCCAAAGTCGGAATGCGCCAGAAAATTTGTCGCCGGAAAAAGAAGAACACGGCGGCGAAAGTGGAGGCGGACGACGGCGATGCTGAGAAAATTAGGAAGTCTTCGAGGCTGAAGAAGGCGAAGGAACTTTCGTGCGCCGCTTTGACGTCCGTCTTCCGACGGTTGCTATCGTGCACCGCTAAAGTCGATGTGGCCGATAATGTGCGAGAGGTTCATTag
- the LOC120088162 gene encoding receptor-like protein kinase HERK 1, with the protein MDCGRRFGLLFWILFISLLPFISCVFNPVDKYLIDCGSAVNVSVGNRVFMADNLASKLLSTPQVILADSNMSSVPASSSNDSSLFKTARIFTGPSKYKFPIKAGRHWIRLYFYPFVFSGFNMSAANFSVSTQDFVLLRDLVAGKNPIVKEFSVNIASDTLEVIFVPVNGSISYVNAIDVTSVPDIVIVDEADLLEPSGKFQGLSSQAYETIARVNMGGPSVAPDNDPLTRSWVSDEGFLVNKNSATSFSNIAAVTYSAEGAAPEIAPNVVYGTLTEMNSKDDPNSNFNVTWKFKVDPEFQYLVRFHFCDIVSKSLHQLYFNVYIDSWLVARDLDISVPLNNVLSTAYYIDSVTGVIKSDILHVSIGPASIANVYPNAILNGLEIMKMNNSVGSLSGEDSVISFPDTTSSSKHIGVIVGVSVGAFVAAISVVILFMLHRRKRKGMHQAPSKTWISISTAGGMSHTMGSKYSNGTITSAASNYGYRIPFATVQEATNNFDESWVIGIGGFGKVYKGVLNDGTKVAVKRGNPRSQQGLAEFQTEIEMLSQFRHRHLVSLIGYCDERNEMILIYEYMEQGTLKSHLYGSDFPSLSWKERLEVCIGAARGLHYLHTGYAKPVIHRDVKSANILLDETLMAKVADFGLSKTGPEIDQTHVSTAVKGSFGYLDPEYFRRQQLTEKSDVYSFGVVLFEVLCARPVIDPTLPREMVNLAEWAMKWQKKGQLDQIIDPTLVGKIRPTSLRKFGETAEKCLADYGVDRPSMGDVLWNLEYALQLQEAVIAVDPEDNSTNMIGELSPQINNFNDVEAGVSATRFDIPGVDDLSGVSMSRVFSQLVKSEGR; encoded by the coding sequence ATGGATTGTGGAAGAAGATTTGGATTGCTGTTCTGGATTTTGTTCATTTCCTTGCTGCCTTTTATTTCTTGCGTGTTTAATCCGGTAGATAAGTATCTTATTGACTGTGGATCGGCTGTTAATGTCTCTGTGGGTAATCGTGTTTTTATGGCTGATAATTTGGCTTCAAAGTTGCTTTCAACCCCACAAGTCATTCTGGCTGATTCTAATATGTCTTCAGTACCTGCCAGTTCTTCTAATGATTCCTCGCTGTTCAAAACGGCTAGAATTTTTACAGGACCATCAAAATACAAGTTTCCAATAAAGGCTGGAAGGCACTGGATCCGTCTCTATTTCTATCCATTTGTGTTTTCTGGCTTCAATATGAGTGCTGCAAATTTTAGTGTTTCGACCCAAGATTTCGTTCTGCTGCGAGATTTAGTTGCAGGGAAGAATCCTATAGTCAAAGAATTCTCTGTGAACATAGCATCAGATACTCTTGAAGTTATCTTTGTTCCTGTCAATGGCTCCATTTCATATGTGAACGCCATCGATGTTACTTCTGTTCCCGACATTGTCATTGTTGATGAAGCCGATTTGTTAGAGCCATCCGGTAAATTTCAAGGGCTGTCTAGCCAGGCATATGAGACAATTGCTAGGGTTAATATGGGTGGGCCGAGCGTCGCTCCTGATAATGATCCTCTTACGCGAAGTTGGGTCTCTGATGAAGGCTTTCTAGTGAATAAGAATTCTGCAACAAGTTTCTCTAACATTGCAGCTGTTACATACAGTGCTGAAGGGGCAGCGCCAGAGATTGCTCCAAATGTTGTCTACGGTACGCTCACTGAGATGAACTCGAAAGATGATCCAAACAGCAATTTCAATGTGACATGGAAGTTTAAAGTGGATCCTGAGTTTCAGTATCTTGTTCGGTTTCACTTCTGTGACATTGTGAGCAAATCTCTACACCAACTTTATTTCAATGTCTACATTGATTCTTGGCTGGTTGCTCGGGATCTAGATATCAGTGTTCCTCTTAACAATGTTCTGAGCACTGCATACTATATTGACTCTGTAACAGGAGTGATCAAGAGTGACATTCTTCATGTGAGTATTGGCCCAGCAAGTATAGCCAATGTGTATCCGAATGCCATTCTAAATGGTCTGGAAATCATGAAAATGAACAACTCAGTTGGCAGTCTGAGTGGGGAAGACTCTGTAATTAGTTTTCCAGATACGACTTCTTCAAGTAAGCACATTGGCGTTATTGTGGGTGTGAGTGTTGGGGCATTTGTTGCAGCTATATCGGTTGTGATTCTTTTTATGCTACACAGACGAAAAAGAAAGGGAATGCATCAAGCTCCATCAAAAACGTGGATTTCAATATCCACAGCTGGAGGAATGTCACACACTATGGGAAGTAAATACTCAAATGGCACAATCACAAGTGCTGCTTCCAACTATGGATATCGCATACCTTTTGCAACAGTTCAAGAGGCTACGAATAACTTTGATGAGAGCTGGGTTATTGGTATTGGTGGGTTCGGGAAAgtatacaaaggagttttaAATGATGGCACCAAAGTTGCTGTGAAGAGGGGTAATCCACGTTCCCAACAAGGATTGGCAGAGTTTCAAACTGAAATCGAGATGCTATCACAGTTCCGTCATCGTCATCTTGTTTCATTGATTGGGTACTGTGATGAAAGGAATGAGATGATACTGATTTATGAGTACATGGAACAGGGGACCCTGAAGAGTCATCTATATGGTTCTGATTTCCCTAGTTTGAGCTGGAAGGAGAGATTAGAGGTCTGCATCGGTGCCGCTAGAGGACTTCATTACCTCCACACTGGTTATGCTAAACCGGTTATTCATCGTGATGTGAAGTCTGCGAATATTTTACTCGATGAAACTCTAATGGCAAAGGTTGCTGACTTTGGGCTTTCAAAGACTGGACCTGAAATTGACCAAACCCATGTCAGTACAGCTGTCAAAGGAAGTTTTGGGTATCTTGATCCTGAATATTTCAGGAGGCAACAACTGACTGAGAAATCAGATGTTTATTCTTTTGGAGTTGTTTTGTTTGAAGTCCTTTGTGCAAGACCTGTCATAGATCCAACCCTTCCTAGAGAAATGGTAAACTTAGCTGAATGGGCAATGAAATGGCAGAAGAAAGGGCAGTTGGACCAAATCATTGATCCTACTTTAGTAGGAAAAATTAGACCAACTTCTCTTAGAAAGTTTGGAGAAACTGCTGAAAAATGCTTGGCTGACTATGGGGTTGATAGGCCATCTATGGGGGACGTGTTATGGAATTTGGAGTATGCGCTTCAGCTACAAGAAGCTGTCATTGCAGTTGATCCTGAAGATAACAGTACGAATATGATTGGTGAGCTCTCTCCACAAATTAACAATTTCAACGACGTTGAGGCAGGTGTTTCTGCCACACGGTTCGACATTCCGGGTGTGGATGATCTCTCTGGAGTCTCAATGAGTAGGGTATTCTCTCAGCTGGTGAAATCTGAGGGTAGATGA